In Notolabrus celidotus isolate fNotCel1 chromosome 22, fNotCel1.pri, whole genome shotgun sequence, the genomic stretch GAGGTTTCCTCACACGGTCACAAGGACCAGGACTCCAAAGAGACTGAGTGAGGACTTTATTCTGAAGGAGACTGAGTGAGAACTTTATTCTGAAGGAGACTAAGTGAGGACTTTATTCTGAAGGAGACTGAGTGAGAACTTTATTCTGAAGGAGACTGAGTGAGAACTTTATTCTGTAGGAGACTGAGTGAGAACTTTATTCTGAAGGAGACTGAGTGAGGACTTTATTCTGAAGGAGACTGAGTGAGGACTTTATTCTGAAGGAGACTGAGTGAGGACTTTATTGTGAAGGAGACTGAGTGAGGACTTTATTCTGAAGGAAACTGAGTGAGGACTTTATTCTGAAGGAGACTGAGTGAGGACTTTATTCTGAAGGAGACTGAGTGAGGACTTTATTCTGAAGGAGACTGAGTGAGGACTTTATTCTGAAGGAGACTGAGTGAGAACTTTATTCTGAAGGAGACTGAGTGAGGACTTTATTCTGAAGGAGACTGAGTGAGGACTTTATTCTGAAGGAGACTGAACGAGGACTTTATTCTGAAGGAGACTGAGTGaggactttattttgaaggagacTGAGTGAGGACTTTATTCTGAAGGAGACTGAGTGAGAACTTTATTCTGAAGGAGACTGAGTGagaactttattttgaaggagacTGAGTGAGGACTTTATTCTGAAGGAGACTGAGTGAGAACTTTATTCTGAAGGAGACTGAGTGGGGACTTTATTCTGAAGGAGACTGAGTGAGAACTTTATTCTGTAGGAGACTGAGTGAGAACTTTATTCTGAAGGAGACTGAGTGAGGACTTTATTCTGAAGGAGACTGAGTGAGAACTTTATTCTGAAGGAGACTGAGTGAGGACTTTATTCTGAAGGAGACTGAGTGAGGACTTTATTCTGAAGGAGACTGAGTGAGGACTTTATTCTGAAGGAGACTGAGTGAGAACTTTATTCTGTAGGAGACTGAGTGAGGACTTTATTCTGTAGGAGACTGAGTGAGGACTTTATTCTGAAGGAGACTGAGTGaggactttattttgaaggaaactAAGTGAGGACTTTATTCTGTAGGAGACTGAGTGAGAACTTTATTCTGAAGGAGACTGATTGAGAACTTTATTCTGAAGGAGACTGAGTGAGAACTTTATTCTGAAGGAGACTGAGTGAGAACTTTATTCTGAAGGAGACTGAGCAAGGACTTTATTCTGAAGGAGACTGAGTGAGGACTTTATTCTGAAGGAGACTTAGTGAGGACTTTATTCTGAAGGAGACTGAGTGAGGACTTTATTCTGAAGGAGACTGAGTGAGGACTTTATTCTGAAGGAGACTGAGTGAGGACTTTATTCTGAAGGAGACTGAGTGAGGACTTTATTCTGAAGGAGACTGAGTGaggactttattttgaaggaaactAAGTGAGGACTTTATTCTGAAGGAGACTGAGTGAGGACTTTATTCTGAGGGAGACTGAGTGaggactttattttgaaggagcagagacaggaggtggaggtgtCCTCATGAAGCGTCAATAACAAACAGATTAAATTTAAAGCAGCGGTGAGGAAGTCAGTGTggagtttggcgcccccctgtggacgaaCATGTGTAATGTGTAGTCCCACTTAAAGCTCTATAATCTGGGTTAAGTAAATCGACTGGAATTGATCGGGTTCACTCAATCCAGCTGATCTTTGAAAACCAGGTCCAGATCCCCTGAGCCCAGGTGAGGACCATCAAAATCACTGACTGGTGCTTTAAACCCGTGAACGTACCGccccctgtgattggtcagacACAGTCGCAGGTCAGAGGATCCCTGTGTGAGCTGGTGATGACTCGcactctgtgattggtccgttgttgcaggtcagaggtcagctgcTGCAGGCGAGGACTCGGCCCAAAGACGACCCAGCTCGGGTCGCTCGGGTCTGGTCTGTAGAACGAGTCCAGAATCTCGAGCGTGACGAGGCGCCGCAGCTGCgacagggacaggaagtcagcgtCCGACACGTTCTGGTgtctgaaacaacaaaataaaacagtttaacAAACAGACTCTCAGGaccaggatcaggatcagggtcAGGATCAGCATCAGGATCAGGATGGAGTCCAGATAACAGACGCTACATCCTGATACGACCATGAAAAAGGTGTGTGCAGGTGTTGCAGACTCACCTGATCCGGAGCGTCCTCAGGTGAGGGAACAGCTGTGGGAGGAGCCTAACcaggctggaggaggagctCCAGGGCTCCAGGTGCAGGTGTTCCAGGTGAGGAGCGGTGAGCGAGACCACCTGCAGGTCTTCAGGCTGCAGGTCCACACAGAGCGTCAGACTGAGGAGGGAGGACGGCAGGAAGTCAGCGTACGCCGCCAGAGAATGGCCTCCTGTTGGACGGCAGAGTGAGGTCATCATGAGGTCATCATGAGGTCATCATGAGGTCTTAGAGTAACGTGGCAAGGAAGCGTGTTTgtattcactcattcatttaaataaagaagGTGAAGATGATGTCATCACAGGTGTTGAGTCTGACCGTGAACACTGAGGCTGCGAAGCTGAGGGAGAGACGTCAGCCATGTTTGAAGGTGACAGGTGGGTCCAGGTACGGAGTACAGGTGATACACCGACAGGCTGCGAAGGTTGGACAGAGGCTGCAGGACTTCCTGAGTCACGACGGCGTCATAGTTCAACAACTGCAGGTCAGAGAGCGCCAGAGCGGCGCCACCTGGTGGACAACAAACACCTTAACATGACACCTTTAACATCCAATTAATGtgttcacctgtgtgtgttcacctgtgtgttcacctgtgtgtgttcacctgtgtgttcacctgtgtgtgttcacctgtgTGTTAGTGCTGTGTGTTCACCTCTGTGtgttcacctgtgtgtgttcacctgtgtccctctgtgtgttcacctgtgtgtgttcacctgtgtgtccctctgtgtgttcacctgtgtgtgttcacctgtgtgtccctctgtgtgttCACCTGTGTGTTCACCTGTGGGGAGGGCGGGGCTAAAGAAGTCATGTGACAGCGCTCTGTAGGTGATCATGgtgcaggacaggtgtgtgaGCTCGGGCAGGTGGGTCAGGACTCCGCTGAGCTTGGGGACCCTCAGACTGCCGTCGTGGTGCAGGACCAGAGACCTGAGCCGGGTCAGCTGACTGACGGCTGCAAACAGGTGAGCGGCGTTACAGGTGAGCTGCACGTTACAGAGGCTGAGGTGTGTCAGCTGCTgcttcagaggaaacaggaagtccaGGTTTTTCAGCGGGGTGCAACAGGAAGTGAGCGACAGACTCCTCAGCTGGTTGAACAGTTTCAGCCCGTCCAGGCCCCCTTCCTTCCAGTCCTCCAATCGCAGCGCTTTGAGCACAGGAAGCCAGGTGTGCAGCTCCTTCAGCTGTTTCCTCTTACCTGCCCTCAGAGACACTCTGCCCACGTGCCTCTGAGCCAGGCTCCTCCAGAAGGGCCGGTTGTACCTGGACAGGTTTCTGAGGACCACGGTGAACCCGAGCCACAGGGGGCGGGACTTATCCAGCAGGTCTCTGAAGTGGGAACAGGTGCAGCGCGCGGTCAGTTTGTCCCTCCAGGACAGGTAGCCGAACACCTGCAGCCACAGCTCGGCcggaagctgcagcagagacgtCATCACACAGGCAGGTGAACTACAGGTGGAAACGATAAAAAACCATCCAACGAGACGTCAGCAACACGTCATCAACACGTCATCAACACGTCATCAGAGCAGCTCTGAACTCTGAGGCTCGATCAGCTTCAGTATCGATTATCGATCCAACAAACTGATAACTTCAGGATCTCAGAGAAACACGCTCCACTCTCACTGCTGCTACTTCCGGCTACGTCACTGCTGCACAGAGTCTGTGTGAGGGGAGAGGTCTCACTCTGAGGGTTTCTGCTGAGCTCAGGATTCACCACAAACAcgctttacttatttatttatttgttattaattaattacttatttatttatttatttatttatttatttatttacttatttatttatttgttattaatttttttttttaattttttttcaacaatatatttattgttttatgacaaGACAAATACTAATGGTACAATTGACATACAATACACATTATACCAACAACATAATcccttcaaataaataaattaaaatgagtaaaatacaatagaataataaatgaataataaaataaataaataaataaaaagcaaggcaaaaaaaataaataatagtaattaaataaaataagtaatacacAACACAGCACCACTTTTCAATCAATTCACTCTGAACGTCCGAGAAACTCAATTAAAGGTGACCAAATTTCTTGAAAATCTCCCCCCTTTCCCCTGACAATATAAGTAAGTCGTTCCAATACAATACATGATGCCATCTCCTTCACCCACATATGCATTGAGGGCACATCAACTTTCCTCCAGTATAAAGATATCAACCTCCTGGCCTGCAGGAGTCCAAAGTCGATGAGTTTTAGTTGTCTTGAGGTAAACGTACAGTTCTCTGGGTGTacacccaacacacacatctttgcTTGAAAAGGCACACTCACTCCAGCAATCTTAGATAAAGTTTGTACGACTGACTTCCAGTAATTCTGTAGTTTTGGACAGTCCCAGACACAGTGAAACAGAGTACCCTGTCCTTCCAAACATTTACTACAGGTATCTGGGATGTTGGGTGACCAACGATTCAATTTGACTGGGGTAATATAAGTTCTCATCAACCATTTATATTGTAGGAGTTTCATCCTTgtattaattgattgtttttgagCCTTTAAACATGCCGTTTCCCAATCTGCCTCATGTATATCCTCCTGGAGGTCAGATCTCCACGCATCCAGCCTATCAGTGGTGGTTTCCTTATCATGTGATACAAGAGctgtataaaataaagacatttgacCTCTCCCCTCTAGATTCTGGAGTGTAAGATTTTCCAAACAAGATAATAGCGGTTGAGATAcaatatgtttatgttttgacattataaaatgttttacttgtaaatatttaaagaaatgctTCTTTGGAATGTCATATGTTTGACATAATTGATCAAATGTAAGAAGGTGGCCATCCTTATAAAGGTCTTCTACCTTCTGTACACCTTTATCTGCCCAGATTTTAAAACCTCcatctgctctccctgccttgaaaCATGCATTGCCCCATATAGGGGATAAACGAGAGATGGGAGGAGTATCCCCaatatattaattatttatttatttatttatttatttatttgtttattagcTTTAGTATTAGTTTTTTTCAGCAGGTCATTATTCAGTTACTTTATTGTTCTGTCCTGTGAAGAGGTCAGAGCTTGTCCTGTGTAAGTGTTGTTTCCCCCTCAGCAGAGGTGAcaggtttttaaaataacttcattAAATAATCAGTCTTTGTTTGGTTGTCTTGTTTACTTTAGGAGGTCAAACAGAGACATCAGTGTTAATATTTCATCCATATAACTTCATTTCAATCCGCCACCAAGTGAACTCTGACATGCTGCAGGGTCACAAACCTGATGCTCTTCTCCCAGCACCCCTGATTTAAATCACCTGgtgggacaaaaaaaaaacccaaagctCCCCTCAGACCTGTTCCTCTGCCTGATACGGAGGCCCTGAAGGCTCAAAGAGTAAAACACTTTCAGATAATAACTGAAGATTattatattttcttcttctgcactcgaaataaaaacatcttatgAAACTGAAACAGAGTGAGACCTCTTCACACAGCCAGAGCCTCTCAGTAGGCTGACGTCACTGTCGGGAAATCTCAGTGAGAGTTAAATCTCCTTCCTCATGTCATCCCTCCTCCTTCACGAGGCTCTGTGGACGTGTTTTCACTCCACGCAGACATGATCTCACCTATCAATCACACTGATGACGTCAGAGTGTTAAAATCAGCTgtttaaaaacaacagtaataatcTTCAGATCTGATGAGATGTTCAGGGACACACTGTGAGGCAGAGACAcagctctctgcagctcagtcagagaagaagaagaagaagaaggacaggAAGAGACTCCTCCCGATCAGCAGGGGGCGCTGACTCGCTGCAGCCGAGGACAACCaccaccacagaagaagaagaagaagaaacccgGAAGTGTGATGTCTGCAGTAAACGAGGAGGCAGCGCTGATCAGCTGATGATGGACGGTGAGTTATTGATCTATGGATCTGAATCTTACTGATGAAAAGTGAACTCTATCATGAGTCTGCTCCTGATTGTATGGTCACGTGATGAAGGATGCTCTAActcctgattggtcagctggctgtctgtgtttgttgccatggtaacatgatacatatatattaatgtATGTTCTACATgttagagaggagagaagaagaagtcagaAGATGTTCAGAGACCCTGCTCAGTGTttgttgaatgtgtgtttgtcccTGGTGTCTATTTCTATTGTTATGgcgtttcagccaatcagaatcaagcatcagTTGGAGAATAACCTTGCAGAACATTTAAACACCTGTTTCTGCCCCCAGGTCAGTCAGGTGACATCACAGTGACCTCATCAAACAGGAAGTCCTCCGCTGTCACAGGAAGTGCGAGAAAGATCAAAGACAATGCGGCAGACTGGCACAACCTGATGATGAGGTGGGACAAACTCAACGACGAAGGATTCAACTCGGCGACGAACATCGTCAACATCAGACTGACCCGGTGAGGTTAGGAGAGGTTAGTTAGACCAGGAGAGGTTAGTTAGACCAGGAGAGGTTAGTTAGACCAGGAGATGTTAGTTAGACCAGGAGAGGTTAGTTATACCAGGAGAGGTTAGTTATACCAGGAGAGGTTAGTTAGACTAGGAGAGGTTAGTTAGACCAGGAGGGGTTAGTTAGACCAGGAGAGGTTAGTTAGACCAGGAGAGGTTAGTTATATCAGGTAAGGAGAGGTTAGTTATACCAGGAGAGGTTAGTTATACCAGGTAAGGAGAGGTTAGTTAGGAGAGGTTAGGAGAGGTTAGTTAGACCAGGAGAGGTTAGTTAGACCAGGAGAGGTTAGTAAGACCAGGAGAGGTTAGTTAGACCAGGAGAGGTTAGTTATACCAGGAGAGGTTAGTTAGACCAGGAGAGGTTAGTTATACCAGGAGAGGTTAGTTATATCAGGAGAGGTTAGTTAGACCAGGAGAGGTTAGTTATATCAGGAGAGGTTAGTTATACCAAGAGAGGTTAGTTATATCAGGTAAGGAGAGGTTAGTTATACCAGGAGAGGTTAGTTAGACCAGGAGAGGTTAGTTAGACCAGGAGAGGTTAGTTAGACTAGGAGAGGTTAGTTAGACCAGGAGAGGTTAGTTAGACCAGGAGAGGTTAGTTAGACCAGGAGAGGTTAGTTATACCAGGAGAGGTTAGTTAGACCAGGTTAGGAGAGGTTAGTTAGACCAGGAGAGGTTAGTTATACCAGGAGAGGTTAGTTAGACCAGGAGAGGTTAGTTAGACCAGGAGAGGTTAGTTAGACCAGGAGAGGTTAGTTAGACCAGGAGAGGTTAGTTATACCAGGAGAGGTTAGTTAGACCAGGAGAGGTTAGTTAGACTAGGAGAGGTTAGTTAGACCAGGAGAGGTTAGTTAGACCAGGAGAGGTTAGTTAGACCAGGAGAGGTTAGTTATACCAGGAGAGGTTAGTTAGACCAGGAGAGGTTAGTTAGACTAGGAGAGGTTAGTTAGACCAGGAGAGGTTAGTTAGACCAGGAGAGGTTAGTTATATCAGGTAAGGAGAGGTTAGTTATACCAGGAGAGGTTAGTTATATCAGGTAAGGAGAGGTTAGTTATACCAGGAGAGGTTAGTTATATCAGGTAAGGAGAGGTTAGTTATACCAGGAGAGGTTAGTTATATCAGGTAAGGAGAGGTTAGGAGTGGTTAGGAGAGGTAAGGAGAGGTTAGTTAGGAGAGGTTAGGAGAGGTTAGTTATACCTGGAGAGGTTAGTTATACCAGGAGAGGTTAGTTATATCAGATTAGGAGAGGTTAGTTAGGAGAGGTAAGGAGAGGTTAGTTATATCAGGTAAGGAGAGGTTAGGAGTGGTTAGGAGAGGTAAGGAGAGGTTAGTTAGGAGAGGTTAGGAGAGGTTAGTTATACCAGGTAAGGAGAGGTTAGTTAGGAGAGGTTAGGAGTGGTTAGGAGTGGTTAGGAGAGGTTAGTTAAATTAGTTAAGGTGAGTTAATGAACTGAGTGTACTAACTTCTAGCTAGTTAACTTAGTTTGGGTAAGTTTAGTTAGTGTAACtcagtttgtttatttcctGTCTCAGCTCTACGAGTGATCAGAGGCTGCTGGCGGACGAGTCTTCGTCCTCTTCCTCGGCGCCCTCCGGGCAGACAGGGGGCGCTGCAGAGCTTCAGTATGAATGCAGCAGACTGCAGGACGTCGTGGAGAAGATGGTGAGTCTGCAGATAATCAAACACTTTGAAGGTCGTCCTCCAGGCTGACCAGCATCTGTCTGTTTACATGACAGGTTACCATGGTGACAAAGATGGAGCGCCTGATGACAACACAGCAGGGAATCCAGGAGCTGGAGGCGTTTCAGTTCGGACCAGACGGACGAACGGTTCCTCTGTTTCACACCTGGAGCACCAAACACTTCGGTGAGTTCACCTGTTCACTGAAAACACACCTGAGtgatgtcaacacacacacctgagtgatgtcaacacacacacctgagtgatgtcaacacacacacacctgagtgatgtcaacacacacacctgagtgaTGTCATAACACAACTGAGtgatgtcaacacacacacacctgagtgatgtcaacacacacacctttatgaTGTCAGAACACACCTTTATGATGTCAGAACACACCTGTATGATGTCATCAGGTGTTCATCAGGGGTCCTGTGTCTTGTGGTTTCAGAGGACTCGTCCCGGGTCCTGTTGGAAGCTTACCGTCAGGAGCTGAGGTTGAAGCAGATGGTCCTGCAGGAAGTGGCTCACACtgcgacctctgacctctgcatGGTCTACCTGTCCTGCTGGCTGCACCAGCCTTTCATCCCCACTCAGACCAGACTGACCCTGGAGGCTCTGCTGCTGGAGACGGGGCACCGCCCACTCTGATGTCATCAGACCTAAAGGGTCATGTGATCAGCACCGGGCGCTTGCCCAGAGACTGATGCACATCTGGTTTATCGAACCGGTGCACAAACAGAACCTTCATCCCGGTCCAGGTGAACTCAGAGGACCAGCTGGACTGAACCTGACCCGAGTCTCTGAGGCCGGAGCGTTCATGATTGTTAGGATCTGATTTAAATAAAGACTGTTTGAATCGAGTCTTCTGTCTttacgtcaaatattaaacctgACTTCATTAGTTTCATCTGAGAAACAGGAAGACCGCTGCTGGATCCACCAGAGACTCTGAGACCGAGTTCACACCGGGCTGAAGAGGAGGGTCAGTCTGATCTAAACCTAGACCTGATTTTAACCCTCTCTgggtctgagggaggagggggggggggggcacagagacctgagggaggagggaggggcaCAGAGacctgagggagggaggggcacAGAGACCTGAGGGAGGGGCAGAGAGACCTGAGGGAGGGGGTCGCAGAGacctgagggagggaggggcacAGAGacctgagggagggaggggcatAGAGACCTGAGGGAGGGGCACAGAGacctgagggagggaggggcatAGAGACCTGAGGGAGGGGCACAGAGAcctgagggaggggggggcacAGAGACCTGAGGGAGGGGCACAGAGacctgagggagggaggggcatAGAGacctgagggagggaggggcatAGAGACCTGAGGGAGGGGCACAGAGacctgagggagggaggggcacAGAGacctgagggagggaggggcatAGAGACCTGAGGGAGGGGCACAGAGacctgagggagggaggggcacAGAGacctgagggagggaggggcatAGAGacctgagggagggaggggcatAGAGAcctgagggagggggggggcacagagacctgttaggctgtttaaggTGTTTTATTCTGCAGGCGTCTTTATAACCTCGGTTTAAACCCTCCTGAGGGACGCTGTGGATCAGCTGTTCCccctctgatgatgatgatgatgatgatgatgaagacgaTGAAGTCCCCGTCCCGTGAAGTCACTGAGAGGCGAGCTGTGAGTTTGTCACATCAGTTTATTGGAGGAACATGAAATGTGTTTAATGCATTCAGCACTCAAACCTTCAACATGGCGGTACATGTGACTCCTCCTCCACGCCGCGCTCAGTCAGAACCTGTACGAACCTTCAGCGTGGGAAACGTCTCTCCGTGGAGTtttataaaaagtaataaaatagtgcaactttttttaaactttttcagATTTATCTACATATAAACAACTAATGCGTCTCTAGTTTCAACCAACAACAAGTCCAAACATGgaaacactgaaagaaaaacaactttacatattttacaaccagtccagatccagatccagatccCTTAAAAACCAGCAGGAGGAGCCAGCGCTGACATCATCACAGGTGAGCACTGAATGAACcaatcagagaagaagaagctgagcGGTAGAGAACACTGCTGAGTACGGAGGCCTACAGAGGACACTAa encodes the following:
- the im:7136021 gene encoding uncharacterized protein im:7136021 isoform X2, which encodes MTSLLQLPAELWLQVFGYLSWRDKLTARCTCSHFRDLLDKSRPLWLGFTVVLRNLSRYNRPFWRSLAQRHVGRVSLRAGKRKQLKELHTWLPVLKALRLEDWKEGGLDGLKLFNQLRSLSLTSCCTPLKNLDFLFPLKQQLTHLSLCNVQLTCNAAHLFAAVSQLTRLRSLVLHHDGSLRVPKLSGVLTHLPELTHLSCTMITYRALSHDFFSPALPTGGAALALSDLQLLNYDAVVTQEVLQPLSNLRSLSVYHLYSVPGPTCHLQTWLTSLPQLRSLSVHGGHSLAAYADFLPSSLLSLTLCVDLQPEDLQVVSLTAPHLEHLHLEPWSSSSSLVRLLPQLFPHLRTLRIRHQNVSDADFLSLSQLRRLVTLEILDSFYRPDPSDPSWVVFGPSPRLQQLTSDLQQRTNHRVRVITSSHRDPLTCDCV
- the im:7136021 gene encoding uncharacterized protein im:7136021 isoform X1, whose translation is MTSLLQLPAELWLQVFGYLSWRDKLTARCTCSHFRDLLDKSRPLWLGFTVVLRNLSRYNRPFWRSLAQRHVGRVSLRAGKRKQLKELHTWLPVLKALRLEDWKEGGLDGLKLFNQLRSLSLTSCCTPLKNLDFLFPLKQQLTHLSLCNVQLTCNAAHLFAAVSQLTRLRSLVLHHDGSLRVPKLSGVLTHLPELTHLSCTMITYRALSHDFFSPALPTGEHTGGAALALSDLQLLNYDAVVTQEVLQPLSNLRSLSVYHLYSVPGPTCHLQTWLTSLPQLRSLSVHGGHSLAAYADFLPSSLLSLTLCVDLQPEDLQVVSLTAPHLEHLHLEPWSSSSSLVRLLPQLFPHLRTLRIRHQNVSDADFLSLSQLRRLVTLEILDSFYRPDPSDPSWVVFGPSPRLQQLTSDLQQRTNHRVRVITSSHRDPLTCDCV
- the cinp gene encoding cyclin-dependent kinase 2-interacting protein isoform X1 → MSLLLIRGEKKKSEDVQRPCSVFVECQSGDITVTSSNRKSSAVTGSARKIKDNAADWHNLMMRWDKLNDEGFNSATNIVNIRLTRSTSDQRLLADESSSSSSAPSGQTGGAAELQYECSRLQDVVEKMVTMVTKMERLMTTQQGIQELEAFQFGPDGRTVPLFHTWSTKHFEDSSRVLLEAYRQELRLKQMVLQEVAHTATSDLCMVYLSCWLHQPFIPTQTRLTLEALLLETGHRPL
- the cinp gene encoding cyclin-dependent kinase 2-interacting protein isoform X2 — encoded protein: MMDGQSGDITVTSSNRKSSAVTGSARKIKDNAADWHNLMMRWDKLNDEGFNSATNIVNIRLTRSTSDQRLLADESSSSSSAPSGQTGGAAELQYECSRLQDVVEKMVTMVTKMERLMTTQQGIQELEAFQFGPDGRTVPLFHTWSTKHFEDSSRVLLEAYRQELRLKQMVLQEVAHTATSDLCMVYLSCWLHQPFIPTQTRLTLEALLLETGHRPL